A part of Phoenix dactylifera cultivar Barhee BC4 chromosome 2, palm_55x_up_171113_PBpolish2nd_filt_p, whole genome shotgun sequence genomic DNA contains:
- the LOC103710771 gene encoding uncharacterized protein LOC103710771, producing the protein MSPPTDHGVTGHVATLVIASLLVLSITYSCLSPSTESMSFFRLQRSSNATEVVPKDELEAALERASMVNKTVIIAVLNKAYVEENGMLDLFLQSLREGEDTEFLIGHFLFVAVDQTAFNKCRALELHCHQLDTDGADFSKEVFYMSENFINMMWQRTLFLGDILRRGYSFIFTDMDVMWLRNPFAKLSYDGEDMQISCDFYNGRPLDDSNFINTGFYFVASNNRTIALFDEWHASRNNSAGMKEQDVLARMKSHGVFRQLGMKVRFLDTAYFSGFCQDSKDFSKVTTVHANCCCSVKAKLIDLKAVLEAWKTFNGTSRVTWPERKACTGKTNAARKDKLETALQEASMANKTLIIAIINKKYVEKNGMLDLFLQSLREGEGTKYLIRHLLLVAVDQTAFNRCQLLKLHCYQLVTKGTDFSKEQFYMSDGFIKMMWQRTLLLGDILRRGYNFIFTDMDVMWLRNPFAKLNHDGEDMQISCDFYNGRPLDDSNFINTGFYFVASNNRTIALFDEWYASRNNSAGMKEQDVLAQMKSQGAFRRLGMKVRFLDTTYFSGFCHDSKDFRKVTTVHANCCCGVKTKLIDLKAVLQVWKESKGILNVTMPEHKACTGKIDIASKDELETTLQEASMPNKNLIIAVLNKAYMEENGMLDLFLQSLREGEDTKFLIRHLLLVAVDQAAFNRCKLLKLHCYRLVIKSTDFSGELMYMNDGYIKMMWQRIAFLRDVLKHGYSFIFTDMDVMWLRNPFTKMNHDGDDLQISCDAYNGEPRDDSNPINTGFYYVASNNKTIALFDAWHASSINSAGMKDQDVLSTMKSKGIFKQLGLKVRFLDTLYFSGFCQDSRDFKEVTTVHANCCRSVKAKLADLTAVLKVWKSFNGTTMVRWPEHKACAASWIEDIRI; encoded by the exons ATGAGCCCTCCCACTGACCACGGAGTCACGGGCCATGTCGCCACCCTTGTCATCGCATCTCTCCTGGTTTTGTCGATCACCTACTCATGCTTGTCGCCATCAACAGAATCAATGTCTTTCTTTCGACTCCAGCGCTCATCAAATGCA ACAGAAGTTGTGCCTAAAGATGAACTAGAAGCAGCTTTGGAGAGAGCTTCCATGGTGAATAAGACCGTGATTATTGCGGTTTTAAATAAGGCATATGTGGAGGAGAATGGCATGCTAGATCTCTTCCTTCAGAGCTTGCGGGAAGGGGAGGACACCGAGTTCTTGATCGGACACTTCCTTTTTGTTGCAGTCGATCAAACTGCCTTCAACAAGTGCAGGGCCCTGGAACTCCACTGCCACCAGCTCGACACAGATGGTGCCGACTTCTCCAAAGAGGTGTTTTACATGTCTGAGAATTTCATAAATATGATGTGGCAAAGAACTCTCTTCCTTGGGGACATTCTCCGTCGTGGGTACAGCTTCATCTTCACT GATATGGACGTGATGTGGCTGAGAAACCCATTTGCCAAGTTAAGTTATGATGGAGAGGACATGCAAATAAGCTGTGACTTTTACAATGGCCGGCCATTGGATGATTCCAATTTCATTAACACTGGCTTCTACTTTGTGGCATCAAACAACAGAACCATTGCACTATTTGATGAATGGCATGCATCAAGGAACAACTCTGCAGGCATGAAAGAACAAGATGTACTGGCTCGGATGAAATCTCATGGTGTATTTAGGCAGTTGGGCATGAAAGTGAGATTCTTAGACACAGCATACTTTAGTGGGTTCTGTCAAGATAGCAAGGATTTCAGCAAAGTGACCACAGTGCATGCAAATTGTTGCTGTAGTGTGAAAGCCAAGCTCATTGATCTGAAAGCTGTCCTTGAAGCCTGGAAGACATTTAATGGCACATCGAGAGTCACATGGCCTGAACGCAAGGCATGCACAGGGAAG ACAAATGCTGCCCGCAAAGATAAGCTCGAAACAGCTTTACAGGAAGCTTCCATGGCAAACAAGACCCTGATAATTGCCAtaataaacaagaaatatgTGGAGAAGAATGGCATGCTAGACCTCTTCCTTCAAAGTTTACGAGAAGGGGAGGGCACCAAGTACTTGATCAGACATCTCCTTCTTGTGGCAGTGGATCAGACAGCCTTCAACCGGTGCCAGCTCCTAAAACTCCATTGCTACCAACTTGTCACAAAGGGCACTGATTTCTCCAAAGAACAGTTTTACATGTCTGATGGCTTCATCAAAATGATGTGGCAAAGAACTCTCCTCCTTGGGGACATTCTCCGTCGTGGGTACAACTTCATCTTCACA GATATGGACGTGATGTGGCTGAGAAATCCATTTGCCAAGTTAAATCATGATGGAGAAGACATGCAAATAAGTTGTGATTTTTACAATGGCCGGCCATTGGATGATTCCAATTTCATTAACACTGGCTTCTACTTTGTGGCGTCAAACAACAGAACCATTGCACTATTTGATGAATGGTATGCATCAAGGAATAACTCAGCAGGCATGAAAGAACAAGATGTGCTGGCTCAGATGAAATCTCAGGGTGCATTTAGGCGGTTGGGCATGAAAGTTAGGTTCTTAGACACAACATACTTTAGTGGGTTCTGTCACGATAGCAAGGATTTCCGAAAAGTGACCACAGTACATGCAAATTGTTGCTGTGGTGTGAAAACCAAGCTCATTGACCTGAAGGCTGTTCTTCAAGTCTGGAAGGAATCCAAGGGCATATTGAATGTCACAATGCCTGAACACAAGGCATGCACTGggaag ATAGATATTGCCTCCAAAGATGAGCTAGAAACAACTTTACAGGAGGCTTCCATGCCAAACAAGAACCTGATCATAGCAGTATTAAACAAGGCATACATGGAGGAGAATGGCATGCTAGATCTCTTCCTTCAGAGCTTGCGAGAAGGGGAGGACACCAAGTTCTTGATCAGACACCTCCTTCTTGTAGCAGTTGATCAGGCAGCCTTCAACCGGTGCAAGCTCCTAAAACTCCATTGCTACAGGCTTGTCATAAAGAGCACCGATTTCTCCGGAGAGCTGATGTACATGAACGATGGCTACATCAAAATGATGTGGCAGAGAATTGCCTTCCTCAGAGATGTTCTAAAGCATGGATACAGCTTCATTTTCACG GATATGGATGTCATGTGGCTGCGAAATCCATTCACAAAAATGAACCACGATGGAGATGACCTGCAGATAAGCTGTGATGCATACAATGGTGAGCCACGGGATGATTCCAACCCCATCAACACTGGCTTTTACTATGTCGCCTCAAATAACAAAACCATTGCATTATTTGATGCATGGCATGCATCAAGTATTAACTCAGCAGGCATGAAAGACCAAGATGTGTTGTCTACTATGAAATCTAAAGGTATATTTAAACAATTGGGATTGAAAGTGAGATTCCTAGACACCCTGTACTTCAGTGGGTTCTGTCAAGACAGCAGGGATTTTAAAGAAGTGACCACCGTGCATGCAAATTGCTGCCGCAGTGTGAAGGCAAAGCTTGCTGATCTGACAGCCGTCCTCAAAGTTTGGAAGAGTTTTAATGGCACAACAATGGTCAGGTGGCCTGAACACAAGGCATGTGCTGCATCGTGGATAGAAGACATCAGAATCTAG
- the LOC103710807 gene encoding uncharacterized protein LOC103710807: MTFSSGCVSDRAAALVGAALLLVSIVTYSCLWPPAVPMAFFRSQRAQNATVNASKDELETVLERASMGNKTLIVAVLNKAYVQDNGMLDLFLRSLREGEGTEFLINHLLLAAVDQTAFNRCRALELNCYQLVTEDVDFSQEVLYMSEDFINMMWRRTLFLGDILRRGYSFIFTDMDVMWLRSPFAQLNHDGEDMQISCDRYNGRPMDDSNTINTGFYFVASNNKTIALFDEWYALRSSYQGMKEQDVLYKMKSEGVFRRLGMKVRFLDTAYFSGFCEDSKDFRKVTTVHANCCRSIRAKLADLTAILEVWKAFNDTSKIAWPEHKACAASWQTEAVSIDELETALQEASMGNKTLIISVLNQAYVEENGMLDLFLRSLREGDGTEFLIEHLLIVAVDQIAFNRCKILKLHCYQLATDGVDFSKEQLYMSDGFNNMMWQRILFLGDVLKRGYSFIFTDMDVMWLRNPFTKLNHDDEDLQISCDRYNGQPFDEANPINTGFYFVASNNKTIALFDAWYGSRNSSAGMKDQDVLSLMKYNGAFKQLGMQVRFLDTLYFSGFCQDSKDFKEVITVHANCCRSVKAKLADLTAILNVWKSFDGIGTVGWPVHKKCSKSWRKQITV, translated from the exons ATgaccttctcctccggttgcgtCTCCGACCGCGCCGCCGCTCTCGTCGGCGCCGCCCTCCTCCTGGTTTCCATTGTCACGTATTCCTGTTTGTGGCCGCCGGCGGTGCCGATGGCATTCTTCCGATCCCAACGTGCCCAAAATGCG ACAGTAAATGCCTCAAAGGATGAACTAGAAACAGTCTTGGAGAGAGCTTCCATGGGGAACAAGACCCTGATCGTAGCAGTACTGAACAAGGCATACGTGCAGGATAATGGCATGCTCGACCTCTTCCTCAGAAGCTTGCGAGAAGGGGAGGGCACTGAGTTCTTGATCAATCACCTTCTCCTCGCTGCAGTCGATCAGACAGCCTTCAACAGGTGCAGAGCCCTGGAACTCAATTGCTACCAGCTTGTGACTGAGGATGTCGATTTCTCCCAGGAGGTGCTTTACATGTCTGAGGATTTCATCAACATGATGTGGAGGCGAACTCTCTTTCTTGGAGACATTCTTCGGCGTGGCTACAGCTTCATCTTCACA GATATGGATGTGATGTGGCTGAGAAGTCCATTTGCACAGTTGAATCATGATGGAGAAGACATGCAAATAAGTTGCGATCGATACAACGGCCGACCAATGGATGATTCCAACACCATCAATACAGGCTTCTACTTCGTGGCCTCAAATAACAAAACCATTGCACTCTTTGATGAATGGTATGCATTAAGAAGCAGCTATCAGGGCATGAAAGAACAAGATGTGCTGTACAAAATGAAGTCTGAAGGAGTTTTTAGGCGGTTGGGCATGAAAGTGAGGTTCTTAGACACTGCATACTTCAGTGGGTTCTGTGAAGACAGCAAGGATTTCAGAAAGGTGACTACGGTGCATGCAAATTGTTGCCGCAGTATAAGAGCCAAGCTCGCAGATCTGACGGCGATCCTAGAAGTCTGGAAAGCATTTAACGATACATCAAAGATCGCATGGCCTGAACACAAGGCATGCGCTGCGTCGTGGCAG ACAGAAGCTGTCTCCATAGATGAGCTAGAAACAGCTCTGCAAGAAGCTTCCATGGGAAACAAGACATTGATCATCAGTGTACTAAATCAGGCATATGTGGAGGAGAATGGCATGCTCGACCTCTTCCTTCGAAGCTTACGAGAAGGGGATGGCACCGAGTTTTTGATCGAACACCTCCTAATTGTGGCAGTTGATCAGATAGCGTTCAACCGGTGCAAGATCCTAAAGCTCCATTGCTACCAGCTTGCCACAGATGGTGTTGATTTCTCCAAGGAGCAGCTCTACATGTCTGATGGTTTCAATAATATGATGTGGCAAAGAATTCTTTTCCTTGGAGATGTTCTCAAGCGCGGATACAGCTTCATTTTCACA GATATGGATGTCATGTGGCTGCGAAACCCATTTACAAAGTTGAACCATGATGATGAAGACTTGCAGATAAGCTGCGACAGATACAATGGCCAGCCGTTCGACGAGGCCAACCCCATCAACACTGGCTTCTATTTTGTGGCCTCAAATAACAAAACCATTGCACTATTTGATGCATGGTATGGATCAAGGAATAGCTCAGCAGGAATGAAAGACCAAGATGTGTTGTCTCTGATGAAATATAATGGTGCCTTTAAGCAGTTGGGCATGCAAGTGCGATTCCTAGACACCCTCTACTTTAGTGGGTTCTGTCAAGACAGCAAGGACTTCAAAGAAGTGATCACAGTGCATGCTAATTGCTGTCGCAGTGTGAAGGCGAAGCTTGCTGATCTGACAGCCATCCTCAATGTTTGGAAGAGCTTCGACGGCATCGGCACGGTTGGATGGCCTGTACACAAGAAATGCAGTAAGTCATGGAGAAAACAAATCACAGTTTAG